Proteins encoded by one window of Rutidosis leptorrhynchoides isolate AG116_Rl617_1_P2 chromosome 7, CSIRO_AGI_Rlap_v1, whole genome shotgun sequence:
- the LOC139858519 gene encoding fluoride export protein 1-like: MDSTKEAHIIYQTMSTDHSNTADEQKSSGSSRPRYFSDDLREDLVFPIQQHSVTNSQVPNASHDSSDTIVRDEKQNDVDVGPFCTQGCKKELSWFLVYISSTIHLAVFGILGVLTRYLLEKLFGPEVVGVTSDHSVIYVDLPPNMVGSFLMGWLGVVFKGDISKLSPDLAVGLTTGYLGSLTTFSGWNQKMIELSVDDQWTSFVVGFSLGFILVFCSFLFGVGTVKGFRWVLNKTNLASKCGFFKVHNVVIQSILIVVMIMMLGLLWGMSVFLLTKDLNGDNKISYVWFGCIIGPIGVWIRFYLTKLNGKGLGRTVIMKWMPFGTLIANVSACCIMAAFAIMKKAVNDNHFDIVATGIQFGLCGCLSTVSTFIAEFEAIRESVNTWRECLYALTTIIISFTFGTLIYSVPV, encoded by the exons TCGAGTGGAAGTAGCAGGCCGAGGTATTTTTCTGACGATCTTAGAGAAGATCTCGTATTTCCTATTCAACAGCATTCTGTTACAAATTCACAGGTTCCTAATGCATCTCATGATTCATCGGATACAATTGTACGTGACGAAAAGCAGAATGACGTTGACGTGGGACCCTTTTGTACGCAAGGGTGCAAAAAAGAGTTGTCATGGTTCTTGGTGTACATCTCATCCACCATTCATCTTGCTGTATTTGGCATTCTTGGG GTATTGACTAGGTACCTTTTAGAAAAATTATTTGGTCCCGAAGTGGTTGGTGTAACAAGTGATCACAGCGTTATATACGTTGATCTTCCTCCCAATATG GTTGGTTCATTCTTGATGGGTTGGCTTGGTGTTGTTTTTAAAGGAGATATATCCAAGCTCTCACCTGATCTGGCTGTCGGCTTAACAACTGGTTACCTAGGGAGTCTAACCACATTTAGTGGCTGGAACCAGAAAATGATTGAGCTTAGTGTCGACGATCAATGGACTTCCTTTGTGGTTGGATTTTCATTAG GTTTCATTCTTGTCTTTTGTTCCTTCCTATTTGGTGTCGGGACTGTAAAAGGTTTCCGATGGGTTCTTAATAAAACCAACCTAGCTTCCAAATGCGGTTTCTTTAAAGTACATAATGTTGTGATTCAAAGTATATTAATAGTGGTGATGATAATGATGTTGGGATTGTTATGGGGCATGAGCGTGTTTTTGTTGACGAAAGATTTGAATGGTGATAACAAGATAAGCTATGTATGGTTTGGTTGTATAATTGGACCAATTGGTGTATGGATCAGGTTCTATTTAACGAAGCTTAACGGAAAAGGTTTAGGAAGAACAGTGATTATGAAATGGATGCCTTTTGGAACATTAATTGCTAATGTATCTGCTTGCTGCATAATGGCAGCCTTTGCAATAATGAAGAAAGCT GTGAATGATAATCATTTTGATATAGTGGCAACAGGCATACAGTTTGGTTTATGTGGTTGTTTGAGTACTGTTTCGACTTTCATTGCTGAATTTGAAGCCATAAGAGAGAGCGTAAATACTTGGCGAGAATGTTTATACGCCTTAACAACTATAATCATTTCGTTTACTTTTGGCACCCTTATTTACTCTGTTCCTGTATGA